The following proteins are encoded in a genomic region of Maribacter hydrothermalis:
- a CDS encoding OmpA/MotB family protein, whose product MKRLSLVAFLSVVLLTSCVSKKKYVALEDNLSQTQSALQKTQVEKEDLQSQMTRIEARVEEYNSKINSLKELNDSQFTSVDDVAVMSNNTKAKMRNTLKNVDPAKLAGAKTIQDSMNLAVSYKLKQSISEEGEDIDVSIDKTVVMINISDELLFNTASYNVSSKANKILTKLADVIKSEPSMEVMVEGHTDSRTINTPMVTDNWDLSVKRATSIVRKLQKDYDVDPSQLIASGRSSYLPLVENDSKENMALNRRTKIIILPNLDKFFALLDAEETM is encoded by the coding sequence AAATATGTTGCATTAGAAGATAATTTATCTCAAACCCAGAGTGCATTACAAAAAACACAAGTTGAGAAAGAAGATTTACAGTCTCAAATGACTAGAATCGAAGCTCGTGTAGAAGAGTATAACTCTAAAATCAATTCGTTAAAGGAATTAAATGATAGCCAGTTTACAAGTGTTGATGATGTTGCTGTAATGAGCAATAATACAAAGGCAAAAATGAGAAATACATTGAAAAATGTAGATCCAGCAAAATTAGCCGGTGCTAAAACCATACAAGATTCAATGAATTTGGCAGTTTCTTATAAATTGAAGCAATCAATTTCTGAAGAAGGTGAAGATATTGATGTAAGTATTGATAAGACCGTCGTAATGATTAATATATCAGACGAACTATTATTTAATACAGCTAGTTATAATGTAAGCAGTAAAGCAAACAAAATTTTAACCAAATTGGCGGATGTTATAAAGTCAGAGCCAAGTATGGAAGTTATGGTCGAAGGTCATACAGATTCTAGAACTATAAATACGCCAATGGTTACGGACAATTGGGATCTTAGTGTTAAGCGTGCAACATCAATTGTACGTAAATTACAGAAAGATTATGATGTTGACCCTTCTCAGTTAATAGCCTCTGGTAGAAGTAGTTATTTACCTTTAGTTGAGAACGATTCTAAAGAAAATATGGCATTAAATAGAAGAACAAAAATTATTATTTTGCCAAACTTAGATAAATTCTTTGCTCTTTTAGATGCAGAAGAAACTATGTAA
- a CDS encoding M14 family metallopeptidase, with translation MKHITLAVFCLFSFMGISQSNNITTQLYDTYDNYKESAIGKRRIKRNDIQPLIDKLSTNDKFKVSTVGKSIGGLDLSLISIGSGETNVFLWSQMHGDEPTATQAIFDILNFFDSEDFKKEKEAILANLTVHFLPMLNPDGAELFQRRNLLGIDINRDALRLQSPESQTLKRVRDSLDADFGFNLHDQSTYYNAERTEKPATISYLAPAYNYEKDINETRGNAMKIIVFMNDILQKYAPGQVGRYNDDFEPRAFGDNIQKWGTSTILIESGGFPKDIEKQEIRKLNYTSILSAIYTIAQKSYESIGIEEYEKIPENDRKLFDLKLTGVNYNLKGNTYTIDLGINQIEVDYPDHNSFWYSSRVLDQGDLSTYYGYETLEASDYTIKQAKAHPKTFNTIDEVKGLNFKDILKQGYGFVRMEKTPATVINSPFPVHLIGPKYKVPELKLEPGINPTFFLEKAGVIEYAVINGFLINLSENNINIPNSMIYK, from the coding sequence ATGAAGCATATTACACTAGCGGTATTTTGTTTGTTCTCTTTTATGGGAATAAGCCAATCCAACAATATTACCACACAACTATACGATACTTATGATAACTATAAGGAAAGCGCGATTGGGAAAAGACGTATTAAAAGAAATGATATCCAACCACTAATAGACAAGCTTTCTACCAATGATAAATTTAAGGTTAGTACCGTTGGTAAGTCAATTGGCGGTTTAGATTTAAGTCTTATTAGCATAGGTTCTGGAGAAACCAACGTATTTCTTTGGTCGCAAATGCATGGAGACGAACCGACTGCTACACAAGCAATTTTTGATATTCTTAATTTCTTTGATAGTGAAGATTTCAAAAAGGAAAAAGAAGCTATTCTTGCTAACTTAACCGTTCACTTTTTACCAATGTTAAACCCTGATGGGGCGGAGCTTTTTCAACGTAGAAATTTGTTAGGCATAGATATTAATAGGGATGCGCTGCGTTTACAGTCTCCAGAATCTCAAACTTTAAAAAGAGTTCGGGACAGTCTTGATGCCGATTTCGGATTCAATCTTCATGATCAAAGCACCTATTACAATGCAGAACGCACAGAGAAACCAGCAACTATTTCGTATTTAGCACCTGCCTATAATTACGAAAAAGATATTAATGAAACTCGGGGTAATGCAATGAAGATTATAGTGTTCATGAACGATATTCTTCAAAAATATGCTCCTGGACAAGTAGGTAGGTATAATGATGATTTTGAACCACGCGCATTTGGTGATAATATTCAAAAATGGGGTACAAGTACGATTTTAATTGAGTCTGGTGGATTTCCCAAGGATATAGAAAAGCAAGAAATTAGAAAATTAAATTATACGTCTATTTTGTCCGCTATTTATACTATCGCCCAAAAATCTTATGAATCAATCGGAATTGAAGAATATGAGAAAATTCCTGAAAATGATAGAAAGTTGTTCGATTTAAAATTAACTGGAGTCAACTATAACCTAAAAGGAAACACCTATACTATAGATTTAGGTATTAACCAGATTGAAGTTGATTACCCTGACCACAACTCCTTTTGGTATAGTAGTAGAGTTTTGGACCAAGGAGATTTATCTACTTATTATGGTTATGAAACCTTAGAGGCGTCGGACTACACCATTAAACAAGCTAAGGCCCATCCTAAAACCTTTAACACAATAGATGAAGTTAAAGGGTTAAATTTTAAAGACATTTTAAAACAAGGTTATGGTTTTGTACGCATGGAGAAAACACCAGCTACGGTCATAAATTCTCCTTTTCCAGTACATTTAATTGGACCAAAGTATAAAGTGCCAGAACTTAAATTAGAACCTGGTATTAATCCTACGTTCTTTCTCGAAAAAGCAGGTGTTATTGAATACGCAGTAATCAATGGTTTTTTAATTAATTTAAGTGAAAACAATATAAACATACCTAATTCAATGATTTATAAATAG